GATACTGCACTCACTCTGCAGTATATTCTTCtatatttggtttttaatttaatagttctattaaaaactttaatggaACTATTCAGTTAAAGAGTTATAGTTACATATCAAtgctttttaacctttattctcacagataatataaatacatttatttctgttacaATGACAGTGTAACAGTTTTTGTCAGCTCTTGTACTACCTCCCACAATCACCCAGTTTATGTTCATGAAaggaaaacacattaaatgtgtatattacatacaaacacacctgCTGGCTCCAGCAGAGTCACTGCCATGTAAGAGCCAGCAGGGGTCTCTGTTTGTCGCTTCTTATGAAACCAAGACCTTAAAGTTTATCATCATCTACATTTCCTCTTTcttgtttcctcttttctttaaaatgtgcaGCATTCATCTGAACTGTCTTTTAAAAAACTAGTTTGTTTTGGTCAGATGTAACGTTGGCCTTAACACTTACATACTGGTTATTATACCTTCACAGTAGGATTCAGGTCACAGGGATTGTTTAGACACAATTTTAAACTTTAGATCTACTTAGAATTTCTAAGTAGcttatcttattttttatttatttatttattttatttgtacaacCCCACAAAACCACCACCGCCACTCATTTAATCAAAATGTATTCAAAGgtgaaaaactttcattttacaTTCCAGGTGCAGGTCTTGTGTCTGTATAAAGACACCCTCTGGCCTCTGGATGACTTTTGCTCCTTATGGACATCGTACATGACAACTctggctttgttttatttcactgtttCAAGATTCCCCCTCAAACTTTCAAAGATCAGCAGGTGTCTGTTTCTTCCTCACATCAGCCAACGATTTACAGAATAGCTGACTTTAACTTGCTTGCATTGCACAGCCACAGATTCAtccatagtttttatttttttttttttgggggggggggggggggggtctattTATGTGCTGTTAATGGCTTGTcaggattttatttacattcctGCTTCACATCTCTGCTTAAAAATAGTGATCTCTTAATGATGGTGCCATTTAAGCCGGATCTATTTTCAGGGTTGCCCATCGTCATCCCCAAACCAAAAtccaaatttatatatataataactcTTATAATTCTTTAAATCTACCTTCAGACATCTCAGACTATTCATAATATaaaccaaagttttttttacttcaaccacaatatatttagattttattctCCGTCActaaaaagttatatttttaaacaaaaacccaacatatctcctttttaatttaaagactACGCAATGTTCAAGACAGCCAGCGATtgtcttctgcttcttttataTACTTTCCTGTTCATTTATAAGCTACACTTCATGTTATTGTGCTATTAAGATAATTAGCGTTTGTTCCAATAAAATTGTATGAACAGTTTGGTGCAAATATTCCTCCTGACTTAATCTAGATATCTAATTTTTGCACATGCAGCAGTGGCAGCATTGGAGTCTTAACAGGAtctattttttctgtgtttcatgttttctggtttCAGCTACAAAAATCACACAGTCTTGATTATTTGAATGATCAACTAGAATTTGATTAATATGCAAATTTCTGAAATAAACCGTTCCATTTGAGCCTTCAGCGCAGCCTAATTAATCAACAGTTAAAGGAAATTAATACATACATCAATTCTGTCAGGAACATGCTTAGTTCAATCGCCCGTAAAATTGAAGTTTGAAGTATTAACTGGCTCCACAGGAAGGCTATGATTAAAACTCTACATTTTGGCTCTATTTAGAAATATAGAGTGGTTTAACTCCAGGCAAAGATAAAGTCATTCACATGTCCCCTTTTTATACTAGTGGcatcagtaataataataacagtaatgagaataataataaaaactctgaGCTATATTTGAAGCGtataatgtttatgtttttcttctctgtcttcTTAAGcaaagaaggtgaaaaacaTTAAGTTAATAAATCAAACTGCAGTTTGAACCTGCCTGACACCACTTTCCTACGAGGTGCAAATAGTAAAAGAGAAACAGGcagattataaaaaataagGGAGGGGAAGGGATGAAAAGAGAGAAGGCTGTACTATTGTTTCAGTAGGGACTCATGCATCAAACTTCAATTTTCCGGACGATTGAagtagtgattttttttctatcttgaAGTGAAATACTGAAATACACTTAAGACCTCCAGATTAATTACCACGAAGTGGTCCCTCAGACTGTAGTATTACTTATCACCGGGTCTGCCTGACAAGCCCTCATAAAATAAGCAAGTGAAATCCATAAACTTAGCTTGCCTTAACACTCTCCCTTCATAAATATGCTTGCTTCAGAATAGACTCCGAAACACACACTTAGAGTACAAATGGTACAAGTTCTGAATTAACATCTTCATATTTGCATGTCAattttgtaaataataaaactgaatggattttttttccttttggctGCAATGTTTTAATTGAAAGGTTAAagctaaatacatttaaatttgaCTCTTTTACTATCTATTTTCACTTCAATAATGAGCATGTAAACATTTAACaagtaatatataaaataattaagttatttaaaaaaaatattgttgccaaaaatgatcatttttctaTTAAGACATCAAAACTGtattataattttacatttctatACAAGCATCACACTGTAGCTGAGCACAGTTGTTGACatgtaaatagtaaaaaaattACAGCTATCATTAAAAAGGGTTTATAGctgtaaatataaacaataagGTGAAATAGTATTTTTCAGGGCTAATTTGCTAACACAGGATCCACAATGACCCCAGCCTTATTAAATGCTTACAGGCCTATAAACGTATTCATGTAGACCTGCTTTTTCCCCCCAAGTAACCTAaagaaattattataaaaagaaaaaagtaaacactATAAAACAAGTCACAAGAAGACAGCACAACTTATCCTTTCTTTTAACAAAGAGAGTTAAACGGGAGGTCGcctttgagtttttcttttggaCAGTTTCTTTCTCACACCATGTTTTCAGCTTCATTAAACtccttaaagacaaaaaaaaaaaaaaaaaaaaaaaaagaagaagaagaagaagaataaaaaaaagatgagaagaaaacaaacaaaagactcCCTAACCAGACTTTGGCAGAAATGTCACAAACTCTTTATGACTCCCCtacttaacattaaaaacacttcCAACAAAATCCATTTCTTGCTTAGAAAAACGCTTTTGGACAGAAGTCAAACATATTATTCCAGAGCTAAAAAGCggataaagacaaaaaggggGGGCTCGTTTCATTGTAATTCATTGACTTGTTCAAAACGCCGGGCAAAGAAAGGGGCTAGACATTAATAGCCGCAGATGCCCTCATGAAGGGAGAGTCTATGTAGGCATTATGGCCTTTGTTCGCACCcagttaaacagtttaaaaggagGGTTAACTCAATCCATCAAATTGTCTGAAATTGTGAGGAAATTTCAAAAACCATATGGCTTCCAAACGTTTGCGTCCTTTTTGTACGGTGGGACACACTTGTCTCAGTATTGCTGCCTGCGGGGGACCGGCCCTGTTCCTTTGTGGCTCGTCCCATCAGGGAACGCTGCTCATTTGTCCCCACTTTTCATGCTTTACGCTCAAAATTACGGCCCAGTCCCGCAGAACAAAAAAAGGCTCTATAAAGGCCCGGGGAAACTGGCccaaaactttgtgtttttgtggcaTCCTCGCCTTTTTTCTCCCGGCACCAGATTTGTGTTTCTCACATAAATTTTTAGCACGAATTGAGAAACACGTCTTAGGGTCAAAAAGCCACGATACGCATTTAGGATGTGAAAGGAGGGATGTAGAATTCCGGGCCACAAAatgtttagagaaaaaaaaaaaaaaaaaaaaaaaaagaaaaaaaaagaaaaaagggcaCAAAGGAACAAAAtagcttagtattaaaaccacAGGCCGCTTCTGATGAGCTTACACGAGCAGATTTGGCATTAAGAACCGTTTGAAAAATCGTTTCCCCCCTTTCATCAGTTAAAAAGGCTGGATATAAATTCAAGAATTACAACATAAAAGAATATTctgaaaagacatttttattcccATAGTAGCCTATATACAATACAGTCTGTGCATTGGTTTTCAAATAATGTCCTGATTTTAGGAAGGCACTTACAGGTGTACAAAACATAACAAATTTATAACTGTAAATCTATTGTATCCAAACAAATAATCTAAAAAGTAGCCTATATAGCCTCTCAAAATCACCGCAATATGAACTGCTGCATTTCGGCATCGTTGGAGCATTCCCATTAAAACGCCTAATTGTGAGAGTGAAGTGGTTgggagagagagcgagagagagagagagagagagagagagagagagagagagagagagaggtcgTCCGAGTTTTTCATCTCCTGTTGTCATCGAGCGCTGAAGTCTGAAGAGCCGCAGCCAAAGGAcgatgaggaggagaaggagatcCGGCAGTGAGGGGAGATTTGGCTCACAggaaatacaaaatgaaaacatttaaataatataaaaaaagaaaataaatagatagtGATCACAAATCAAATCATGCATTTTCATGCAAACAGTATGGAAAACCAGAGCACTTTCGTTATGGTGTGTGTGGGGATAGGCCTTATAATAGGACAGGTGTGTGTATGCGCGTGTATGCGTTTAAAATGTAACTGTGTGCTGTGTTCGTTGGTATAtagtgtaaaataataataataataatgataataataataatccgtTACTCATGTTGTTTTTAGACCATATTGCTTTGACCGAAAGAAGTAAGAGTCTGCTAATGAATACACCGTAAAATATCGCTGCATATTTCTTCTTCTGCGTTCATGCTTCACTATGAATAAGTCGATCTGTGCCGATATAAAAGTCGTTACATTTTGGTACATGTTCCGAGATATGGTATACAATATAAGCAGTAAGTTTACAAGTCCTCGGTAggatcttttgtgtttttttattgtctctGCGCGTCTCTAGACCATCTAGCTCCTCGCTGCGCCATCAGTCATCCACATCAATCTCCACGTCCTCGTCCTCTGAGCACTCTTTACTAGTTGTGTGGTCTGAGAAGGGAGACAGCGGCGATGTCCGCAGTTTCTGAGCGAGCTCGTGCTCCTGCTGGCCTCCCCGCGCAGGGGACTCGGTTCGCGGGTGGCTCAGCGTGCCGTTGGCGCATTTCTCTAAGTCCGCCAGTTTGGCGAGCTTGTCCAGTGGGACCTGGCCGATGGCCTTAGCCGACTCCACGTCGGCTTTCATCTCCTCCAGGTCCCGTTTTAGCTTTGCCCTCCGGTTCTGAAACCATGTGATGACCTGCGCGTTCGTCAGGCCCAGCTGCTGTGCAATCTGGTCCCGGTCTGCCGGGGACAGGTACTTCTGATACAGGAAGCGCTTTTCCAATTCGTAGATTTGGTGATTGGTGAACGCTGTCCGAGACTTCCGACGCTTCTTCGGGGTGGTTCTCTGACCGAACAGGGTCATCCCATCACGGCCTGCAAGGAGGAGGGGGAGATGAGTTAAAAATCAGTCATTTAATGCAGATGTGAGGTTTCTTCATTGCTGCTGGATGTGcgtaaaagaaacacaaacataatgAGAACGGTTCTGTTCGGGTCATTTTGTTGTAGGAACTGAATAATAACACTGAATAATTTAAGCATAAAACACAGAAGGCCatgaaatttaaagaaagactGTGGTGattattataaagaaataaaaatataaatttagttta
The Melanotaenia boesemani isolate fMelBoe1 chromosome 4, fMelBoe1.pri, whole genome shotgun sequence genome window above contains:
- the lbx1b gene encoding transcription factor LBX1b, whose product is MMTSKEVKCDAVENRRRSPLDHLPPPANSNKPLTPFSIEDILNKPSVKRSYTICGTAHLISSSEKHRPSSIPLSSRALLTQTSPLCALEELASKTFKGLEVSVLQAAEGRDGMTLFGQRTTPKKRRKSRTAFTNHQIYELEKRFLYQKYLSPADRDQIAQQLGLTNAQVITWFQNRRAKLKRDLEEMKADVESAKAIGQVPLDKLAKLADLEKCANGTLSHPRTESPARGGQQEHELAQKLRTSPLSPFSDHTTSKECSEDEDVEIDVDD